A part of Paenibacillus donghaensis genomic DNA contains:
- the licT gene encoding BglG family transcription antiterminator LicT: MRIIKKLNNSVVVAKDDNDHEVVIMGKGIGCNYEMGYVLSRDEFERVYVLEDEKASDAVIRLSRDVPDVYFEISRKIIDYAKQNITTKLNEHIYVALTDHIYFAVQRHKDNITVQNRLFWEVKKFYPKEFKVGLYGLGVMFDELNILFPEEEAGNIAFHLVNAQQYTDDLSQSTFITTVIKDILNIVSYHFGVTLDHDSLNYSRFVTHLQYFSQRLIEKVDTEADDGFLYDQVRTMYQKEFECAMRIKNYVQKTFEREISNSELIYLTIHINRVINRG; this comes from the coding sequence ATGCGGATCATAAAAAAACTGAATAACAGCGTCGTGGTGGCGAAGGATGATAACGATCACGAGGTTGTAATTATGGGCAAAGGCATCGGCTGCAATTATGAGATGGGCTATGTGCTCAGCCGGGATGAGTTCGAACGAGTCTATGTGCTGGAGGATGAGAAGGCCTCGGATGCCGTTATCCGGCTCTCCCGTGACGTTCCCGATGTCTACTTCGAAATTTCACGCAAAATCATTGATTACGCCAAGCAGAATATTACCACCAAATTGAATGAGCATATCTACGTGGCTTTGACCGACCATATTTATTTCGCGGTGCAGCGACATAAGGATAATATCACAGTGCAGAACCGGCTGTTCTGGGAAGTGAAGAAATTCTATCCCAAAGAGTTCAAGGTGGGCTTGTACGGGCTGGGCGTCATGTTTGATGAGCTGAATATTCTATTTCCCGAAGAAGAGGCTGGCAATATCGCCTTCCATCTGGTGAATGCCCAGCAGTATACGGATGACCTGTCCCAAAGCACGTTCATAACGACTGTGATCAAGGATATCCTCAACATCGTGTCTTATCATTTCGGAGTGACGCTGGACCATGATTCGCTGAATTATTCCCGTTTTGTAACGCATTTGCAATATTTCTCACAGCGCCTGATTGAGAAGGTCGATACCGAAGCGGATGATGGATTCCTGTATGACCAGGTGCGGACGATGTACCAGAAGGAGTTCGAATGTGCGATGAGGATCAAGAATTATGTTCAAAAAACGTTCGAGCGCGAGATATCCAACAGTGAGCTGATCTATCTGACGATTCACATTAACCGGGTGATTAACCGGGGTTAA
- a CDS encoding glycosyltransferase family 4 protein — MRLALFTDTFLPQTNGVALTLSRLTGHLNRRGIEHLLFTPKSAPEDSYPDPVRPLASIPFIMYPECRLALPSMSVIRRQLDAFKPDLLHMATPFNIGLCGLRYAHRHNLPHVVSYHTHFDRYLDYYRMRRIVPLYWKYMKWFHRSCDATFAPSQETIGALQEQGFERVKLWSRGVDCRLFSPARRSAEVRERYGITAPLLLLYVGRVAPEKDISTLAAAMRQLPESLQSQVHWLIVGDGPLLPELRTEAPPNVTFAGYKHGEELAQLYASADLFVFPSSTETFGNVVLEAMASGLPVIAANAGGVRDLVVPGQSGSLFEPRNPQALVEEICMLSSQPERLTALGAESRRLALGRSWEQVFDRLIGDYSAILDTRQRGGSTQIFSA; from the coding sequence ATGCGTCTAGCCTTATTTACGGATACTTTTCTTCCGCAAACCAACGGTGTGGCCCTGACACTCAGCCGGTTAACCGGGCATCTGAACCGCAGAGGGATAGAGCATCTGCTCTTCACCCCCAAGTCTGCCCCCGAAGACAGCTACCCCGATCCCGTCCGCCCCCTGGCCAGCATCCCTTTTATCATGTATCCCGAGTGCAGGCTGGCCCTGCCCAGCATGTCTGTCATCCGCCGCCAGCTGGACGCCTTCAAGCCCGATCTTCTGCACATGGCTACACCGTTCAATATCGGACTCTGTGGCCTCCGCTATGCGCACAGGCACAATCTGCCCCATGTCGTTTCCTACCATACCCACTTCGACCGATATCTTGACTATTACCGGATGCGCAGAATCGTCCCGTTGTACTGGAAATATATGAAATGGTTTCACCGTTCCTGTGATGCCACCTTTGCACCCTCGCAGGAAACGATCGGCGCTCTGCAGGAGCAGGGCTTCGAGCGGGTGAAGCTGTGGTCCAGAGGTGTGGACTGCCGGCTGTTCTCCCCCGCGAGGCGCAGTGCTGAAGTCCGTGAACGCTATGGCATCACTGCCCCCCTTCTGCTGCTCTATGTAGGCCGGGTTGCCCCGGAAAAAGACATCTCCACCCTCGCCGCAGCCATGCGGCAGCTGCCGGAATCTCTGCAGTCCCAGGTGCATTGGCTGATCGTCGGAGACGGCCCACTGCTGCCGGAGCTGCGGACCGAAGCCCCGCCCAATGTCACCTTCGCGGGCTACAAGCATGGGGAAGAGCTGGCGCAGCTGTACGCCTCAGCCGATCTGTTCGTGTTCCCCTCCAGCACGGAAACCTTCGGCAATGTGGTGCTGGAGGCGATGGCCTCGGGGCTGCCGGTCATTGCAGCCAATGCCGGCGGCGTCCGTGATCTGGTCGTGCCGGGACAATCCGGCAGCCTGTTTGAGCCGCGCAATCCGCAGGCGCTGGTTGAAGAAATCTGCATGTTAAGCAGCCAGCCCGAGCGGCTGACTGCGCTGGGCGCCGAGAGCCGGCGGCTGGCGCTTGGACGGTCATGGGAGCAGGTGTTTGACCGGCTGATCGGGGATTATTCAGCCATTCTAGATACCAGGCAGCGCGGTGGAAGCACACAGATTTTCAGCGCATAA